One window of Chryseobacterium sp. JJR-5R genomic DNA carries:
- a CDS encoding PH domain-containing protein, whose translation MFKKLAAEALGLGDIGKIIPSQDYDKVDSDDYILSEDNEKIFFLIKSKRDEYCFTNRALIHIDGASALDRKRVLKRYEYYEFPFSNIVLQTAGTIDLDVEISFNIGNIPLMISVAKGQIDQLKDLYKALLAIQQVVHHNQSLLGFSNDSLVKAVATVASGKQENVSKSQELKAITEYIFAWNTNSFDRYTQKDFSKVFEKYINN comes from the coding sequence ATGTTTAAGAAATTAGCGGCAGAAGCATTAGGCTTAGGGGACATCGGTAAGATTATCCCATCCCAGGATTATGATAAGGTAGACTCGGACGATTACATCTTATCCGAAGACAATGAGAAAATTTTCTTCCTGATCAAATCCAAAAGGGACGAGTACTGTTTTACCAACAGGGCTTTGATCCACATCGACGGCGCAAGCGCTCTGGACAGAAAAAGAGTGCTGAAACGATATGAATATTATGAGTTTCCTTTTTCAAACATTGTTTTACAGACGGCGGGAACCATTGACCTTGATGTTGAAATTTCTTTTAATATCGGAAATATCCCTTTAATGATCAGTGTGGCAAAAGGCCAGATCGATCAGCTGAAAGACTTATACAAAGCACTTTTAGCGATTCAGCAGGTGGTGCACCATAATCAGTCTTTACTGGGTTTTTCAAATGACAGTCTGGTGAAAGCCGTAGCAACTGTAGCATCCGGTAAACAGGAAAATGTTTCCAAAAGCCAGGAACTGAAGGCCATCACCGAATATATTTTCGCATGGAATACCAACAGTTTCGACAGGTATACCCAAAAGGATTTTTCCAAAGTCTTTGAAAAGTACATCAATAACTAG
- the lpdA gene encoding dihydrolipoyl dehydrogenase produces the protein MNYDIIVIGSGPGGYVTAIRAAQLGFKTAIIEKENLGGICLNWGCIPTKALLKSAQVFHYINHAEDYGLNKVEAGFEFPNVIQRSRGVANKMSKGIEFLMKKNKIDVILGTAKVQKGKKVSVTDKEGKVTEYSGTHIIIATGARSRELPNLPQDGKKVIGYRQALSLPEQPKSMIVVGSGAIGVEFADFYNTMGTKVTVVEFMPNIVPVEDEEISKHLEKSLKKTGIEIMTNASVESVDTSGEGVKATVKTAKGNIMLEADILLSAVGIAANIENIGLEEVGIQTDKGRVLVNEWYETSVPGYYAIGDLIPTQALAHVASAEGITCVEKIKGMHVEKIDYGNIPGCTYCHPEVASVGLTEKQAKEKGYEIKVGKFPLSASGKATANGNTDGFIKVIFDAKYGEWLGCHMIGDGVTDMVAEAVVARKLETTGHEIIKSIHPHPTVSEAIMEAAAAAYGEVIHI, from the coding sequence ATGAACTACGATATTATTGTCATCGGAAGTGGTCCTGGAGGATATGTTACAGCGATCAGAGCAGCACAGCTGGGTTTTAAAACTGCTATTATCGAGAAAGAAAACTTAGGAGGGATCTGCCTGAACTGGGGTTGTATTCCTACCAAAGCTTTGTTGAAGTCTGCTCAGGTATTTCATTACATCAACCATGCTGAAGATTACGGACTGAATAAAGTGGAAGCCGGATTCGAGTTCCCGAATGTCATCCAGAGAAGCCGTGGGGTAGCCAATAAAATGAGCAAGGGAATTGAATTCCTGATGAAAAAAAACAAAATCGATGTAATCCTGGGAACGGCCAAAGTTCAGAAAGGGAAAAAAGTTTCCGTAACCGATAAAGAAGGTAAAGTAACCGAATATTCAGGTACACATATCATTATCGCTACGGGAGCGCGTTCAAGAGAACTGCCGAACCTGCCGCAGGACGGTAAAAAGGTAATAGGATACAGACAGGCACTGTCTTTACCTGAGCAGCCGAAATCTATGATCGTCGTAGGTTCAGGTGCCATTGGGGTAGAGTTTGCCGATTTTTATAACACCATGGGAACAAAAGTAACGGTAGTTGAATTCATGCCGAACATCGTTCCTGTAGAAGACGAAGAAATTTCCAAGCACCTGGAGAAATCCCTGAAGAAAACCGGTATCGAAATCATGACGAATGCTTCTGTTGAAAGCGTTGATACCAGCGGGGAAGGGGTTAAGGCAACTGTAAAAACTGCCAAAGGGAACATCATGCTTGAAGCGGATATCTTATTGTCTGCAGTAGGGATTGCGGCCAATATCGAGAACATCGGCCTTGAAGAAGTGGGCATCCAGACGGATAAAGGAAGAGTGCTGGTAAACGAATGGTATGAAACTTCAGTACCGGGTTACTATGCGATCGGAGATCTGATACCGACTCAGGCTTTGGCACACGTTGCTTCTGCCGAAGGGATTACCTGCGTAGAGAAAATCAAAGGAATGCATGTTGAAAAAATCGATTACGGCAATATACCGGGATGTACATACTGCCACCCTGAAGTAGCTTCTGTAGGCCTTACTGAAAAGCAGGCTAAGGAAAAAGGTTACGAAATCAAAGTAGGGAAGTTCCCTCTTTCTGCCAGCGGAAAAGCAACGGCCAACGGAAATACAGACGGTTTCATCAAAGTTATTTTCGATGCTAAATACGGGGAATGGTTAGGCTGCCATATGATCGGTGACGGTGTTACGGACATGGTGGCGGAAGCGGTAGTCGCAAGAAAACTTGAGACCACAGGCCATGAGATAATCAAATCCATCCACCCGCACCCAACGGTTTCTGAAGCTATTATGGAAGCAGCGGCAGCGGCTTACGGTGAAGTGATCCACATTTAA
- a CDS encoding sorbosone dehydrogenase family protein — MKKYILSAATLLFFSCKENKNQNAPGIDQVVTKTDTLKLPAPDEKNAKNKFSNVIGWPAGKAPTAPEGFTVTRFAEGIKSPRNMIQAANGDVFVVLSNSERTKTEKIKNDISGKSDAEVGGKSANRIILYRDANKDGIPESSSVFLDNLNQPYGMLIIKDKFYVANTDGLWVYPYQEGETKITKPGKKIVSLPAGGYNNHWTRNLIANKDQSKIYISVGSGSNVGENGMEYEVRRANILEVNPDGSGEKIYAAGLRNPVGMSWNPSTGELWTVVNERDELGDELVPDYLTSVKQNAFYGWPYAYFGKNEDPRRKGEKPDLVAKTIVPDVPLGSHTASLGLSFYTGNQFPEKYKNGAFIGQHGSWNRSSLVGYQVAFVPFANGKASGSYEPFLTGFIANEAKGDVYGRPVGVLQIADGSLLVADDVSGIVWRVAYTKKK; from the coding sequence ATGAAAAAATATATCCTATCGGCAGCCACGCTGCTTTTTTTCAGCTGTAAGGAAAATAAAAATCAAAACGCCCCGGGAATAGATCAGGTCGTTACCAAGACAGATACCCTGAAATTACCGGCACCCGATGAGAAAAATGCAAAAAACAAGTTCAGCAATGTCATTGGATGGCCTGCCGGAAAAGCTCCGACAGCTCCTGAAGGCTTTACCGTGACCCGTTTTGCGGAAGGTATCAAAAGCCCGAGAAATATGATCCAGGCTGCAAACGGTGATGTTTTCGTGGTGCTTTCAAACTCTGAGCGTACAAAAACGGAAAAAATTAAAAACGATATCAGCGGCAAAAGCGATGCTGAGGTCGGCGGTAAATCTGCCAACCGGATTATCCTTTACCGGGATGCCAACAAAGACGGAATACCGGAATCTTCTTCTGTTTTTCTGGATAATCTGAACCAGCCGTACGGAATGCTGATCATCAAAGATAAATTTTATGTTGCCAATACAGACGGGCTTTGGGTTTACCCCTATCAGGAAGGCGAAACCAAAATCACAAAGCCCGGAAAGAAAATTGTGAGTCTTCCCGCCGGTGGATACAACAACCACTGGACGAGGAATTTGATTGCCAATAAAGACCAGTCGAAAATCTATATCTCCGTAGGATCAGGAAGCAATGTAGGGGAAAACGGAATGGAATACGAGGTAAGACGGGCCAATATTCTGGAAGTAAACCCTGACGGAAGCGGAGAGAAAATCTATGCAGCAGGACTTAGGAATCCTGTCGGGATGAGCTGGAACCCGTCTACAGGAGAACTCTGGACGGTTGTAAATGAAAGAGATGAATTGGGCGACGAATTGGTTCCTGATTATCTGACGAGCGTTAAGCAGAATGCATTTTACGGCTGGCCGTATGCCTATTTCGGAAAAAATGAAGACCCGAGAAGGAAAGGTGAAAAACCGGATCTGGTAGCCAAAACAATAGTTCCGGATGTTCCTCTTGGATCACATACCGCATCCTTAGGCCTGTCTTTCTACACAGGGAACCAGTTTCCGGAAAAATATAAAAACGGGGCGTTCATCGGGCAGCACGGTTCATGGAACCGTTCTTCACTGGTAGGATATCAAGTTGCTTTTGTACCTTTTGCCAACGGAAAAGCATCAGGTTCGTACGAGCCTTTTTTAACCGGGTTTATCGCGAATGAAGCAAAAGGAGACGTCTACGGAAGGCCTGTAGGAGTATTACAGATCGCAGACGGTTCACTGTTGGTAGCCGATGACGTAAGCGGAATTGTCTGGAGAGTAGCTTATACAAAGAAAAAGTAA